One window of Candidatus Mycobacterium wuenschmannii genomic DNA carries:
- the smc gene encoding chromosome segregation protein SMC, translating to MYLKSLTLKGFKSFASPTTLRFEPGITAVVGPNGSGKSNVVDALAWVMGEQGAKTLRGGKMEDVIFAGTSSRAPLGRAEVTVTIDNSDNALPIEYSEVSITRRMFRDGASEYEINGSSCRLMDVQELLSDSGIGREMHVIVGQGKLNEILESRPEDRRAFIEEAAGVLKHRKRKEKAVRKLESMSANLARLTDLTTELRRQLKPLGRQAEVARRAQSIQADLRDARLRLAADDVVTRQSELNNTNHAEATLRREHDEASARMAVASEELAAHETALTALSDRAESAQQTWFRLSALAERVGATVRIASERAQHFDDVETAATGGPDPDALEAEAEQVAAAEQQLLAELDGTRTRLDAARAELADRERAATEAEQAHLAAVQAEADRREGLARLAGQVETMRARVESIDDSVVKLSERIEEAAARAQHAKAEFETVQGKVGELDQGEVGLDEHHDRTVAALRLADERVTELQSAERGAERQVASLRARIDALAVGLERRDGAAWLTQNHGSTGFLGSIAKLVRVQSGYEAALAAVLGSAADALAAENFSAAADAVSALKQADGGRAAIVLSDWPAEESSTPVALPDGARWALDLVEAPGRLRGAMVAMLSRVAVVGSLHEAMNLVAAQPQLRAVTRDGDLVGAGWINGGSDRKPSTLEITSEIAKARSELAAAETQTNELGAALSGAMSEQTARQDSAEQALAALNESDAAISAIYEQLGRLGQDARAADEEWHRLTRQREELEASRAATLGELGELETRLGNVEQPQNLVSEPNHGEVRQQIAAAAETARGVEVEARLAVRTAEERANAVRGKADSLRRAAVAEREARVRAQQARAARQRAAEIAAAVADAGRLLASRLGQVVASASQNRDVLATERQQRSVAMVAVRDEVNTLGTRIGVLTESLHRDEVAKAQAALRIEQLEQMVLEQFGMTPDVLVAEYGPQVTLPPSELEMAEYEQARERGEQVTAPAPLPFDRPTQERRAKRAERELAELGRVNPLALEEFAALEERFNFLSTQLEDVKAARKDLLDVVAEVDARILQVFTEAYVDVEREFQGVFASLFPGGEGRLLLTNPDDMLTTGIEVEARPPGKKVKRLSLLSGGEKSLTAVAMLVAIFRARPSPFYIMDEVEAALDDTNLRRLIGLFELLRAKSQLIVITHQKPTMEVADSLYGVTMRDDGITTVISQRMRGQQVNELVTTT from the coding sequence GTGTACCTCAAGAGTCTGACGCTGAAGGGCTTCAAGTCCTTCGCTTCGCCGACGACTCTGCGGTTCGAGCCCGGCATCACCGCAGTGGTGGGCCCGAACGGGTCGGGCAAGTCCAACGTCGTCGACGCCCTGGCCTGGGTGATGGGGGAGCAGGGCGCCAAGACGCTGCGCGGCGGCAAGATGGAAGACGTCATCTTCGCCGGCACCTCGTCGCGAGCGCCGCTGGGCCGTGCCGAGGTCACCGTCACCATCGACAACTCCGACAATGCGCTGCCGATCGAGTACTCCGAGGTGTCGATCACCCGCCGGATGTTCCGCGACGGCGCCAGCGAGTATGAAATCAACGGCAGCAGTTGCCGTTTGATGGACGTGCAGGAGCTGCTGAGCGACTCCGGAATCGGCCGCGAGATGCACGTCATCGTCGGGCAGGGCAAGCTCAACGAAATCCTGGAATCCCGGCCGGAGGACCGCCGGGCGTTCATCGAGGAAGCCGCTGGTGTGCTCAAGCACCGCAAGCGCAAAGAGAAGGCGGTCCGCAAGCTCGAGTCGATGTCGGCCAACCTGGCCCGGCTGACCGACCTGACCACCGAACTGCGGCGCCAGCTCAAACCCCTTGGCCGACAAGCCGAGGTGGCCCGCCGTGCCCAGAGTATCCAGGCCGACTTGCGCGACGCCCGGTTGCGGCTGGCCGCCGACGACGTCGTCACCCGGCAGTCCGAGCTGAACAACACCAACCATGCCGAGGCGACGCTGCGCCGCGAGCACGACGAGGCGTCGGCCCGGATGGCGGTCGCGTCGGAGGAACTGGCCGCCCACGAGACGGCGTTGACGGCGCTGTCCGACCGGGCCGAGTCGGCCCAGCAGACGTGGTTTCGGTTGTCCGCCTTGGCCGAACGGGTCGGCGCGACCGTCCGCATCGCCAGCGAACGGGCGCAGCACTTCGACGACGTAGAGACCGCGGCGACCGGTGGGCCCGACCCCGACGCGCTAGAGGCCGAGGCCGAGCAGGTGGCCGCCGCCGAACAGCAGCTGCTCGCCGAGCTCGACGGCACCCGCACCCGGCTGGACGCCGCCCGTGCCGAGCTCGCCGACCGTGAGCGTGCCGCCACCGAGGCCGAGCAGGCCCATCTGGCTGCGGTTCAGGCCGAGGCCGACCGCCGGGAAGGCTTGGCCCGGCTGGCCGGCCAGGTCGAGACCATGCGGGCACGGGTCGAGTCGATCGACGACAGCGTCGTCAAACTCTCCGAGCGCATCGAGGAGGCCGCCGCGCGCGCCCAGCATGCGAAGGCCGAGTTCGAGACCGTGCAGGGCAAGGTCGGCGAGCTGGACCAGGGCGAGGTCGGGCTCGACGAGCATCACGACCGCACGGTCGCAGCGTTGCGGCTCGCCGACGAGCGGGTCACCGAACTGCAGTCCGCCGAGCGCGGTGCCGAACGCCAGGTCGCGTCGCTGCGGGCGCGGATCGACGCGCTGGCCGTCGGCCTCGAGCGTCGTGACGGCGCCGCCTGGTTGACTCAAAACCACGGGAGCACAGGCTTTCTCGGCTCGATCGCCAAGCTCGTCCGGGTCCAGTCCGGCTACGAGGCGGCGCTGGCGGCGGTGCTCGGCTCCGCGGCCGACGCCCTGGCAGCGGAGAACTTCAGCGCGGCCGCGGACGCGGTCTCCGCGCTGAAACAGGCCGACGGCGGCCGGGCCGCGATTGTGCTCAGCGACTGGCCCGCCGAGGAGTCCTCGACGCCGGTCGCGCTGCCCGATGGCGCCCGCTGGGCGCTGGACCTGGTCGAAGCGCCGGGCAGGTTACGGGGCGCGATGGTCGCGATGTTGTCGCGCGTCGCAGTGGTCGGCAGCCTGCACGAGGCGATGAATCTCGTTGCCGCACAGCCACAACTGCGTGCGGTCACCCGCGACGGCGATCTGGTCGGCGCGGGCTGGATCAACGGCGGGTCGGATCGCAAGCCGTCGACGTTGGAGATCACCTCCGAAATCGCCAAGGCGCGAAGCGAACTCGCGGCGGCCGAGACGCAGACCAACGAACTGGGCGCCGCGCTGTCCGGAGCGATGAGCGAGCAGACCGCCCGTCAGGACTCCGCCGAGCAGGCGCTGGCGGCGCTCAACGAATCCGACGCCGCGATCTCGGCGATCTACGAGCAACTCGGCCGGCTGGGTCAGGACGCCCGCGCCGCTGACGAGGAATGGCACCGGCTGACGCGTCAGCGTGAGGAGTTGGAGGCCAGTCGCGCCGCAACCCTCGGTGAGCTCGGCGAACTCGAAACCCGGCTGGGCAATGTCGAACAGCCGCAGAACCTCGTGAGCGAGCCCAATCACGGCGAGGTCCGCCAGCAGATCGCCGCCGCCGCCGAGACCGCGCGCGGCGTCGAGGTGGAAGCCCGACTGGCGGTCCGTACCGCCGAGGAACGCGCGAATGCCGTTCGTGGGAAAGCGGATTCGCTGCGTCGCGCAGCCGTCGCGGAGCGCGAGGCGCGGGTGCGCGCACAGCAGGCCCGGGCCGCACGTCAGCGTGCCGCCGAGATTGCCGCTGCGGTCGCCGATGCGGGCCGGCTGCTGGCGAGTCGGCTGGGCCAGGTCGTTGCGTCCGCATCGCAGAACCGCGACGTGCTGGCGACCGAGCGCCAGCAGCGCTCGGTCGCGATGGTGGCGGTCCGTGACGAGGTCAACACGCTGGGCACCCGGATCGGGGTCCTCACCGAGTCGCTGCACCGCGACGAGGTCGCCAAAGCCCAAGCGGCGCTTCGCATCGAGCAGCTAGAGCAGATGGTTCTCGAGCAGTTCGGCATGACGCCGGATGTGCTGGTCGCCGAGTACGGCCCGCAGGTCACCCTGCCGCCGTCGGAGCTGGAGATGGCCGAGTACGAGCAGGCCCGCGAGCGCGGCGAGCAGGTGACGGCGCCGGCTCCGTTGCCCTTCGACCGGCCCACCCAGGAGCGTCGGGCCAAGCGTGCCGAGCGCGAACTGGCCGAGTTGGGTCGGGTCAACCCGTTGGCACTCGAGGAGTTCGCCGCGCTCGAGGAGCGCTTCAACTTCCTGTCCACCCAACTCGAGGACGTGAAGGCCGCGCGCAAGGACCTGCTGGACGTCGTTGCCGAGGTCGACGCTCGCATCCTGCAGGTGTTCACCGAGGCCTACGTCGACGTAGAACGAGAATTCCAGGGAGTTTTCGCGTCGCTGTTCCCCGGCGGCGAGGGTCGGCTGCTGCTCACCAACCCCGACGACATGCTCACCACCGGCATCGAAGTCGAGGCGCGTCCGCCCGGCAAGAAGGTCAAGCGGCTGTCCCTGTTGTCCGGTGGCGAGAAGTCGCTGACCGCGGTGGCGATGCTGGTGGCTATCTTCCGCGCCCGCCCGTCGCCGTTCTACATCATGGACGAGGTCGAGGCGGCGCTCGACGACACCAACCTGCGCCGGCTGATCGGCCTGTTCGAGCTGCTGCGGGCCAAATCACAGTTGATCGTCATCACCCACCAGAAGCCGACCATGGAGGTCGCTGACTCGCTGTACGGCGTGACGATGCGCGACGACGGCATCACCACGGTGATCTCTCAGCGGATGCGCGGTCAGCAGGTCAACGAGCTGGTCACGACTACTTAA
- the ftsY gene encoding signal recognition particle-docking protein FtsY has product MPQAIWIAIAAVAALIVIAVLVWGLVRYRRRQISLSAGEQTPTLDRSGGYTASSGITFSRTETPERIDTTGLPSVGDDAAAPRDAPKRTVSDVQLPQPDTAAAPVEPAPAPEPEPESEAPVVDEIAPTEGRLERLRGRLARSQNALGRSLLGLIGGGDLDEDSWEQVEDTLLIADLGPTVTSSVVAQLRSELASRDVHTEADARAVLRDVLIAELQPNLDRSVRALPHDDHPSVLLVVGVNGTGKTTTVGKLARVLVADGRRVVLGAADTFRAAAADQLQAWASRVGAEVVRGAEGADPAAVAFDAVDKGIEAGADVVVIDTAGRLHTKTGLMDELGKVKRVVSRRAAVDEVLLVLDATVGQNGLAQARVFADVVEITGAVLTKLDGTAKGGIVFRVQQELGVPVKLVGLGEGPDDLAPFEPAAFVDALLG; this is encoded by the coding sequence TTGCCGCAAGCCATCTGGATCGCGATTGCGGCCGTCGCCGCACTGATCGTTATCGCAGTCCTGGTATGGGGACTGGTGCGGTACCGGCGACGGCAGATCAGTCTCTCGGCGGGCGAGCAGACACCGACGCTCGATCGCTCCGGCGGATACACCGCATCGTCGGGAATCACGTTCAGCCGCACCGAGACTCCCGAGCGCATCGACACCACGGGACTACCGAGCGTCGGCGACGACGCGGCGGCGCCACGTGATGCGCCCAAGCGCACCGTCTCCGACGTTCAACTGCCGCAACCGGATACGGCCGCAGCGCCCGTCGAGCCCGCACCGGCGCCCGAGCCCGAACCCGAATCTGAAGCGCCGGTCGTCGATGAGATCGCCCCAACCGAAGGTCGGCTGGAGCGGCTCCGCGGCCGGCTGGCCCGCTCGCAGAACGCGTTGGGCCGCAGCCTGTTAGGACTCATCGGCGGCGGCGATCTCGACGAAGACTCCTGGGAGCAGGTCGAGGACACGCTGCTGATCGCCGACCTGGGCCCGACCGTGACCAGCTCCGTGGTCGCTCAGTTGCGCAGCGAACTCGCCAGCCGCGACGTGCACACCGAAGCGGACGCCCGCGCGGTGCTGCGCGACGTGCTGATCGCTGAACTGCAACCGAACCTGGACCGATCGGTGCGCGCGCTGCCGCACGACGACCACCCGTCGGTGCTGCTCGTCGTCGGCGTCAACGGCACCGGAAAGACCACCACCGTCGGCAAACTCGCGCGCGTGCTGGTCGCCGATGGCCGTCGCGTCGTGCTGGGGGCCGCCGACACGTTCCGGGCCGCGGCCGCGGACCAGTTGCAGGCCTGGGCGTCTCGGGTCGGGGCCGAGGTGGTTCGTGGGGCCGAGGGGGCCGACCCCGCCGCGGTGGCCTTCGATGCCGTCGACAAGGGCATCGAGGCGGGCGCGGACGTTGTCGTGATCGACACCGCGGGCCGGTTGCACACCAAGACCGGGCTGATGGACGAACTGGGCAAGGTCAAACGCGTCGTGAGCCGGCGCGCGGCCGTCGACGAGGTGCTGCTGGTGCTCGACGCGACGGTGGGTCAGAACGGCCTGGCGCAGGCGCGGGTGTTCGCCGACGTGGTCGAGATCACCGGAGCGGTGCTGACCAAGCTGGACGGCACGGCCAAGGGCGGCATCGTTTTTCGCGTCCAGCAGGAGCTCGGTGTGCCGGTGAAGCTGGTGGGACTCGGCGAGGGGCCGGACGACCTGGCTCCCTTCGAGCCCGCCGCTTTCGTCGACGCGCTGTTGGGCTGA
- a CDS encoding ammonium transporter has protein sequence MGQPDTGDTAWMLASAALVLLMTPGLAFFYGGMVRARSVLNMIMMSIGAMGVVTVLWVLYGYSVAFGDDKDNFLGDPLQYFGLKGLIGGNSAAAAAGKAATDIPLAGTLPMNVFVAFQLMFAIITVALISGAVSDRLKFSAWLVFAGLWATLVYFPVAHWVFSFDGVTAEHGGWIANKLKAIDFAGGTAVHINSGTAGLVLAIVLGKRKGWPGTLFRPHNVPFVMLGAGLLWFGWYGFNAGSATSSNGVAASTFVTTTVATAAAMLAWLATERIRDGHATTLGAASGIVAGLVAITPSCSSVNVLGALVIGVVGGVLCALAVGLKFKLGFDDSLDVVGVHLVGGLAGTLLIGLVATPEAPAAVKGLFYGGGWDQLWRQAVGAFSVLGYSAIVTLILALILKYTIGLRLSPEGEAAGIDESQHAESGYDFATTGGSGSGVLPHASLPESTFGHNRVGDKVEAE, from the coding sequence ATGGGCCAGCCGGACACCGGCGATACCGCCTGGATGCTGGCAAGTGCCGCGCTGGTCCTGTTGATGACACCGGGACTGGCGTTCTTCTACGGCGGCATGGTGCGTGCCCGCAGCGTGCTGAACATGATCATGATGAGCATCGGCGCCATGGGCGTGGTGACGGTGTTGTGGGTGCTCTACGGCTACTCGGTGGCCTTCGGTGACGACAAGGACAACTTCCTCGGCGATCCGCTGCAGTACTTCGGCCTCAAGGGCCTCATCGGCGGCAACTCCGCGGCCGCGGCCGCCGGCAAGGCCGCCACCGACATCCCGCTGGCCGGCACCCTGCCGATGAATGTGTTCGTGGCCTTCCAGCTGATGTTCGCGATCATCACGGTCGCCCTGATCTCGGGCGCGGTCTCCGACCGGCTGAAGTTCAGCGCTTGGCTGGTGTTCGCTGGACTCTGGGCGACACTCGTCTATTTCCCGGTGGCGCACTGGGTTTTCTCATTCGACGGCGTCACCGCCGAACACGGTGGCTGGATCGCCAACAAGCTGAAGGCGATCGACTTCGCCGGTGGCACGGCGGTCCACATCAACTCCGGCACCGCCGGTCTGGTGCTGGCCATCGTGCTAGGCAAGCGCAAGGGCTGGCCGGGAACGCTATTTCGTCCGCACAACGTGCCGTTCGTGATGCTCGGCGCCGGCCTGCTGTGGTTCGGCTGGTACGGGTTCAACGCCGGCTCGGCCACCAGCTCCAACGGTGTCGCCGCGTCCACCTTCGTCACCACGACCGTCGCCACCGCCGCGGCCATGTTGGCCTGGCTGGCGACCGAACGCATCCGCGACGGCCACGCCACCACCCTTGGTGCGGCATCCGGGATCGTGGCCGGTCTGGTCGCCATCACGCCGTCGTGTTCGTCGGTGAACGTGCTGGGTGCCCTCGTGATCGGCGTGGTCGGCGGCGTCTTGTGTGCCCTGGCCGTCGGACTGAAATTCAAGCTGGGCTTCGACGACTCGCTCGACGTGGTCGGCGTCCACCTGGTCGGTGGTCTGGCGGGCACTCTGCTGATCGGCCTGGTCGCCACGCCCGAGGCTCCCGCAGCGGTCAAGGGGCTGTTTTACGGTGGCGGCTGGGATCAGCTGTGGCGACAGGCGGTCGGCGCGTTCAGCGTCCTGGGCTACTCCGCTATCGTCACTCTCATCCTCGCGTTGATACTCAAATACACGATCGGGCTTCGCCTGAGCCCCGAAGGCGAAGCGGCGGGTATCGATGAGTCCCAGCATGCGGAGAGCGGCTACGACTTCGCGACGACGGGCGGCTCCGGCTCGGGTGTCCTACCGCACGCAAGTTTGCCGGAGAGCACTTTTGGCCATAATCGAGTGGGCGACAAAGTAGAGGCGGAATAG
- a CDS encoding P-II family nitrogen regulator, translating to MKLITAIVKPFTLEDIKASLEQVGILGMTVSEVQGYGRQKGHTEVYRGAEYSVDFVPKVRVEVLVEDYDADKVLDSIVRSARTGKIGDGKVWVSPVETVVRVRTGERGADAI from the coding sequence ATGAAGCTGATCACCGCGATCGTCAAGCCGTTCACGCTGGAGGACATCAAAGCTAGCCTCGAGCAGGTCGGGATCCTGGGGATGACGGTCAGTGAGGTGCAGGGCTACGGCCGGCAGAAGGGGCACACCGAGGTTTACCGCGGCGCCGAGTACTCGGTCGACTTCGTGCCCAAGGTCCGCGTCGAGGTGCTGGTCGAGGACTACGACGCCGACAAGGTGCTGGACAGCATCGTGCGTTCGGCCCGGACCGGCAAGATCGGCGACGGCAAGGTGTGGGTCAGCCCCGTGGAAACCGTGGTGCGGGTGCGCACCGGGGAGCGCGGAGCGGACGCGATTTAG
- a CDS encoding [protein-PII] uridylyltransferase, translating into MTTPEHEAGAGKISGAANDLAAAREKLLARGPTELDSAALREAWGELHEFWLTTKASEIGIMPGSGFAIVATGSLGRRELVPYSDLDLLLLHDGMNTDAVGDVADSLWYPLWDANIRLDHSVRTVAQTLKVASADVSACLAMLDTRHIAGDEELSGRLIEGIRRQWRSGIQSIFGEVVDETHARWRRFGEIAHRAEPDLKSGRGGVRDIQLLDALAIAHLTDRLAVGEADDPLGSLTSAHLTLLNVRTELHRVSGRGHDQVLAQFADEISAALHIGDRFDLSRVLSDVGRTISYRVDAGLRTASNALPRRGMSAIRRRPRRPLDEGVVEYAGEIVLARDARPQSDPALLMRVAAASAVTGLPIAVSTLTRLADTAPELPAPWPRDALDNLLVMLSAGPDTIAVIETLDRTGLWGRLFPEWGAVRDLPPRDVVHIWTVDRHLAETVSRARIFTTRVTRSDLLILSALLHDIGKGRDTDHCVLGAQLATQIGTRLGMWPTDIEMLSKLVFHHLLLAKVAIRQDLNDPQTISSVCDALDGDPVLLDVLHALTEADSLATGPGVWSDWKASLVGDLVRRCKMAMNGEALPEADPLDPDYMTLAADRKVHVELRPGSDRRLHHAVVIAPDQRGLLSKAAGVLTLNSLRVHSASINVQDGVAISEFVVSPTFGSPPASGLLRQQLIRALGGQTDVLDALAKRSTDTKPRPIGDAPTAVPVHHPFAPPRIMWFEGTPGRLIIEIRANDRPGLLALLTGALERAGVDIDWAKVTTRGSMVDDVFCIALPERSAASKATGEPGSSTRSAIEHHLLGVLEGSTAPEQPAAV; encoded by the coding sequence ATGACGACCCCAGAACACGAGGCCGGGGCGGGCAAGATATCTGGGGCGGCAAACGATTTGGCCGCCGCCCGGGAAAAGCTGCTCGCCCGCGGGCCTACTGAACTCGACTCAGCTGCCCTGCGCGAGGCGTGGGGCGAGCTGCACGAATTCTGGTTGACGACAAAGGCTTCCGAGATCGGCATCATGCCCGGCAGCGGCTTCGCCATAGTCGCCACGGGTTCGCTCGGTCGCCGGGAGTTGGTGCCGTACTCGGACCTGGACCTGCTGCTGTTGCACGACGGCATGAACACCGACGCCGTCGGCGATGTCGCCGATTCGCTCTGGTACCCACTGTGGGACGCCAACATTCGACTCGACCACAGTGTTCGGACCGTCGCGCAGACGCTGAAGGTGGCCAGCGCGGACGTCTCGGCGTGCCTGGCGATGCTCGACACCCGGCACATCGCCGGCGACGAGGAACTGTCCGGCCGCCTCATCGAGGGCATTCGCCGTCAGTGGCGGTCGGGTATCCAGTCCATCTTCGGCGAGGTCGTCGACGAGACCCATGCCCGGTGGCGCCGCTTCGGCGAGATCGCGCACCGGGCCGAGCCGGACCTCAAGTCGGGCCGCGGGGGGGTGCGCGACATCCAACTGCTCGACGCGCTGGCCATCGCCCACCTGACCGACCGGCTGGCCGTGGGCGAAGCCGACGATCCGCTGGGCTCGCTGACCAGCGCCCATCTGACCCTGCTCAACGTCCGCACCGAACTGCACCGGGTGTCGGGTCGCGGGCATGACCAGGTGCTCGCGCAATTCGCCGACGAGATCAGCGCCGCCCTGCACATCGGCGATCGATTCGACCTGTCGCGGGTGCTCTCCGACGTCGGTCGCACCATCAGCTACCGCGTCGACGCCGGACTGCGGACGGCCTCCAATGCGCTTCCGCGGCGCGGCATGTCGGCGATCCGGCGGCGTCCTCGCCGACCACTCGACGAAGGGGTGGTGGAGTACGCCGGCGAGATCGTGCTGGCCCGCGACGCCCGCCCGCAGAGCGACCCCGCGCTGCTGATGCGCGTGGCGGCGGCCTCGGCGGTCACCGGGTTGCCGATCGCGGTCTCGACGTTGACGCGGTTGGCCGACACCGCGCCGGAGCTGCCGGCCCCGTGGCCGCGCGACGCGCTGGACAACCTGCTCGTCATGCTCAGCGCCGGCCCGGACACCATCGCCGTCATCGAGACCCTGGACCGCACCGGGTTGTGGGGCCGGCTCTTCCCGGAGTGGGGAGCGGTGCGCGACCTCCCGCCGCGCGACGTGGTCCACATCTGGACCGTCGACCGCCACCTCGCCGAAACCGTCTCACGCGCAAGAATTTTCACTACCCGGGTGACTCGATCCGATTTGTTGATCCTGTCCGCGCTGCTGCATGACATCGGCAAGGGGCGCGACACCGACCACTGCGTGCTGGGCGCGCAGTTGGCCACCCAGATCGGCACCAGGCTCGGCATGTGGCCGACGGACATCGAGATGCTCTCCAAGCTGGTGTTCCACCACCTGCTGCTGGCCAAGGTCGCGATCCGGCAGGACCTCAACGATCCGCAGACGATCTCCTCGGTCTGCGACGCGCTCGACGGCGACCCCGTGCTTCTCGACGTACTGCACGCGCTCACCGAGGCCGACTCGCTGGCCACCGGGCCGGGCGTGTGGAGCGATTGGAAGGCCTCGCTGGTCGGCGATCTGGTGCGGCGCTGCAAGATGGCGATGAACGGCGAAGCGCTGCCGGAAGCCGATCCGCTGGACCCGGACTACATGACGCTGGCCGCCGATCGCAAGGTGCACGTCGAGTTGCGGCCCGGTTCCGACCGGCGGCTGCACCACGCGGTCGTGATCGCCCCGGACCAGCGCGGCCTGCTGTCCAAAGCCGCGGGCGTCCTGACGCTGAACTCGCTGCGGGTGCACTCGGCCTCGATCAACGTCCAGGACGGCGTCGCGATCAGCGAATTCGTGGTGTCGCCGACGTTCGGCAGTCCGCCCGCGTCGGGTCTGCTGCGGCAACAGCTCATCCGTGCGCTGGGTGGGCAGACCGATGTGCTGGACGCGCTGGCGAAGCGGTCCACCGACACCAAACCCAGGCCGATCGGCGATGCGCCGACCGCGGTGCCGGTCCACCACCCGTTCGCGCCGCCGCGCATCATGTGGTTCGAGGGCACGCCGGGCCGCCTGATCATCGAGATCCGGGCCAACGATCGCCCGGGCCTGCTCGCACTGCTCACCGGGGCGCTGGAACGCGCCGGGGTCGACATCGACTGGGCGAAGGTGACCACCCGCGGATCGATGGTCGACGACGTGTTCTGCATCGCGCTGCCGGAGCGCAGCGCCGCCTCCAAGGCGACCGGCGAGCCGGGGTCGAGCACCCGGTCGGCGATCGAACACCACCTCCTGGGGGTGCTCGAGGGAAGCACGGCGCCGGAGCAGCCGGCCGCCGTCTAG
- a CDS encoding alpha/beta hydrolase has product MLEVIDKGHCDSAHPTPLLFVHGGWHSASCWDNFIDFFADAGYRAVAMSLRGHGGSPAGKPFHLCSMADYVDDVRTVAESLGGRPVLVAHSLGGFVVQRYLESHDAPAAVLVASVPPQGVLGLAARIWTRHPWVSMRSLPVGNLTGFIGTTPLVREHLFSAHTPESIVESCAARVQSEPVRASLVDPMFRRARTGRVGTPILVLGADDDGLVTKAEVHATARAYRTEAEFFPDMGHNMMQEPAWADVAARIDGWLRATR; this is encoded by the coding sequence ATGCTCGAGGTGATCGACAAGGGACACTGCGACAGCGCCCATCCCACACCTCTGCTGTTCGTGCATGGCGGGTGGCATTCGGCGTCGTGTTGGGACAACTTCATCGACTTCTTCGCCGACGCCGGCTATCGCGCGGTGGCGATGAGCCTGCGGGGCCACGGCGGCAGTCCGGCCGGCAAGCCGTTCCACCTCTGCTCGATGGCCGACTACGTCGACGACGTCCGCACGGTCGCCGAGAGCCTGGGCGGGCGCCCGGTGCTGGTCGCTCATTCGCTGGGTGGGTTCGTCGTCCAGCGCTACCTCGAGAGCCACGACGCACCGGCGGCCGTTCTGGTCGCCTCGGTGCCGCCGCAGGGCGTGCTCGGTCTGGCGGCGCGGATCTGGACGCGACATCCGTGGGTGTCGATGCGCTCGTTACCCGTCGGCAACCTGACCGGGTTCATCGGCACCACGCCGCTGGTCCGTGAGCATCTGTTCAGCGCTCACACTCCCGAGAGCATCGTCGAATCCTGCGCTGCGCGTGTGCAATCCGAGCCGGTGCGCGCGTCGTTGGTTGATCCGATGTTCCGGCGGGCGCGGACCGGGCGGGTCGGCACCCCGATCCTGGTGCTGGGCGCCGACGACGACGGCCTGGTCACCAAAGCCGAGGTGCACGCGACCGCGCGGGCCTACCGGACCGAGGCGGAGTTCTTTCCCGACATGGGGCACAACATGATGCAGGAGCCGGCCTGGGCGGACGTCGCCGCGCGCATCGACGGGTGGCTGCGGGCGACCCGCTAG